TGTCTCGACGTGGCGGGCGTGCTCGCAAATCTTTTCTAAGAAAGTCAGCTCCAGTGCTTCTGGGGAACTGACCGAGTAGTAGTCGGTTAGATCTTTCCGAGAGCGGATGCGGATAATTCCGCGTCCACCACCGCCGTCGGCTCGCTTGAGCAGCACCGGGTAGCCGATCTGTTCGGCTAGGGCAGCCGCTTCGGCCTCGGTGCGCACGGGACCGGACGAGCCGGGGATCGTGGGCACATTGGCATCTTTCGCTAGTGCACGTGCATCGATCTTGTCGCCGAGGGCGTGGATCACCTCCGCTTTCGGCCCGATCCAGGCGATGCCCGCTTCCGCAACTTTGCGTGCAAACTCAGCGTTTTCGGAAAGGAACCCGTAGCCGGGGTGGATAGCGTCTGCACCGGATTTGCGAGCTACCTCAAGGACGGCGTCGTGGTTTAAGTAGGTGTCTGCTGCGCGCAGGCCGCCCAGTGCGTATGCTTCGTCAGCTTCTCTGACAGCAAGGGTATTGATGTCTTCATCCGCGTAGCAGGCCACTGATTTCAGGCCCATTTCCCTGACCGTGCGAACCACTCGGAGGGCGATTTCACCGCGGTTGGCAATAATGATCTTTTCTAATTTTTTCATTTCAGGCCCTTTACGATCTCGGCATCACCGCAGGTAATGAGCTTTTCCTTGCCCTGGTCGTCTACCAGCACCAAGGCGCCAGAATCGGTAATGTCCGTTGCCAGAGCGGGGGCAATCAATCCTGCCGGGGTGTGTACTTGGATGCGCACGCCAAACAAGGCGCGCTGGCGGTACAGTGCGCCCGCTTCTGGGCCGGGTTTTACGGTAGTAAAGATCTTCTTCAGACTCTCGCTCAGTGTTCGTGCCATTTCCTCGACGCTGGGAGGGGCAATGACCTGGGAAAGAGCAGCCGTGGGCCGATCAACCTCGGGGGCCTGCGTAAGGTGCAGTCCGACGCCCACTACGAACTGTCCGGGCCCGTGCAGCTCAGTAAGAATGCCGCATACCTTCCCACCGTCTAGCAGCAGATCGTTTGGCCACTTCAGTGTTGGCCTCACGCCGTACTGCCAGATCGCTTCCTGGGTAGCAATACCGGCAAGCAGCGTCACCCAGCCGTATTCGTCCACACTGTATTCGGGAAGATGAAGGTACGTAGACGCGTAAAGACCGCGGTCCCTGCCGGACACCCAAGTCCGTCCCATACGCCCACGACCAGCAGTCTGAGAATGGGCAACCACCATTTCAAACGGTTCTGCGCCCTCGTCAATGCGCTCCGCCATCACATCTTGCGTGGAGCCTACTTCAGACAGAAAAGTAATCTTGGAGCTCAATGCCTCTTCCTTCCGGTGTCTTATCGCTAGACATTCTTCGGAAGCAGGCCGCTGCACTCAAATACCATTCGGTATCTGGGGCACGTCATTACCGCTGCCCAGGGCTGGTTTGCGGCAGTTTTAAGCTGTTTATACTACCTAGTCGCCCTCGGTAGCGGCATAAATTAAGGTCAGCAACATGTGGATCACATCAGCCGCTGGCTCTGTGTGCACAAGCGGTTCACCTTTCAACGCAGTGCGCATGGCCCCAATGTTGGCAGCGCGAAGAGCCACCCCAACAACCGCATGCGCAAGCGGAATAGCGTCGACGACCAAATGCCCGTGGGTAGCTTTGGCAATAGTCTGCAACACGGCTGCAATCTTCTGGATGAACTCGGCATTTATGTAGGCCAGGCGCATCCCCCACTTCGGGTCACGTACCGAACGGTTTAGCAATTCGGAATGCAGCACGTAAAAATCACGATCAAGCTGTAGTACCTGCAAAACCTCGTCGAGCAACTTCTCCATAGTTGCCTCACTGGGATCCTGCTGCCGCCAGCCTTCCACGGTCTCGGTAAGCCCATCTATAAGGCGGGCATATTCGTCCTCGGCAAGGGCTTCGAAGAGTTCATCTTTAGTGGAGAAATTCGAATAGAAGGCGCCCCTGGTAAAGCCTGCCTTAGAGCAGATCTTCTCGAGTGAACACCCTTCTATGCCTTGGGAAACCACTATCTGCCTTGTAGCATCGATCAGTTTGTTCGCAGTCTCAAACTCTGATGCCACTTTTACTCCCAGTAGGTAGACGAAATCCTCTGGTTCAAAATATTAGCCAACGTGGGGTTTGCAGCCGTAAGCATATGTTCGCATGCCGGACCGCCTTGCCCGTCGCTCACGAGGGCACCCGCTTCCTTACAGATCAGGCTGCCCGCCGCTAGATCCCACGGTTGCAACGTTTCTTCGTAGAAAACGTCTACCGCGCCACAGGCAAGGGCGCACAGATCGAGGGCGGCGCTCCCCCTTCTGTAGACATCTGCCACATCTGCGGTCAGAGTCGCAAGGAACTTACCTTGCCTGGCCCTCACCTGCGCATCGTAAGCGAACCCGGTAGCCACCAGAGCCAGGTCTAGATCCTGCAGGGAGGAGACATGAATTGGGGTGTCACCCAAGTAGGCTCCCGCGCCGGCGCCAGCATGGTACAGCCTGCCCGTACCAATTTCGGCTACTACCCCTACCACGGGCACCCAGGTGGTCGGATCTACGGAACCGTACACGCAAGCAATGGATACGGCCGAGGGCGCGACCCCACGAATGAAATTCACAGTGCCGTCGATCGGATCAATAATCCAGAACAGGCCCGTGCTTCCGCCTTCGATCCCCGCTTCCTCGCCCATGAGGCCATCATCGGGACGGACCTGCTTGAGCCGCTGCCTGATAAGGGATTCGACCT
The genomic region above belongs to Winkia neuii and contains:
- a CDS encoding inositol monophosphatase family protein, whose protein sequence is MESYSLPISEATRDGLWAHAKDVAIQATQLAAKRASEGKNVLAQTKSSPVDPVTQVDREVESLIRQRLKQVRPDDGLMGEEAGIEGGSTGLFWIIDPIDGTVNFIRGVAPSAVSIACVYGSVDPTTWVPVVGVVAEIGTGRLYHAGAGAGAYLGDTPIHVSSLQDLDLALVATGFAYDAQVRARQGKFLATLTADVADVYRRGSAALDLCALACGAVDVFYEETLQPWDLAAGSLICKEAGALVSDGQGGPACEHMLTAANPTLANILNQRISSTYWE
- a CDS encoding biotin--[acetyl-CoA-carboxylase] ligase; translated protein: MSSKITFLSEVGSTQDVMAERIDEGAEPFEMVVAHSQTAGRGRMGRTWVSGRDRGLYASTYLHLPEYSVDEYGWVTLLAGIATQEAIWQYGVRPTLKWPNDLLLDGGKVCGILTELHGPGQFVVGVGLHLTQAPEVDRPTAALSQVIAPPSVEEMARTLSESLKKIFTTVKPGPEAGALYRQRALFGVRIQVHTPAGLIAPALATDITDSGALVLVDDQGKEKLITCGDAEIVKGLK
- a CDS encoding TetR/AcrR family transcriptional regulator produces the protein MASEFETANKLIDATRQIVVSQGIEGCSLEKICSKAGFTRGAFYSNFSTKDELFEALAEDEYARLIDGLTETVEGWRQQDPSEATMEKLLDEVLQVLQLDRDFYVLHSELLNRSVRDPKWGMRLAYINAEFIQKIAAVLQTIAKATHGHLVVDAIPLAHAVVGVALRAANIGAMRTALKGEPLVHTEPAADVIHMLLTLIYAATEGD